In the genome of Rhodospirillaceae bacterium, the window CGAACCTTGAAGACTGCGCGAACGGCAGGGTAGTAATGCAAACCCGTTTGCAAATGTTTTCATAACCGCCATGGCACGACCAGGGAAACGCGGACGGCTGCCGGGCATCGTCGATGTCGCCAACCTGGCGAAGGTCTCGCCCGCCACCGTCTCGCGCTATTTCAACGATCCCGATATCGTTCGGTACCGGACACGGGAGCGCATCCGCAAGGCGGTCGACGAACTCGGCTACGTCCGCAACCGCGCCATGCGCAGCATGGTCGGCGCCGCCACCGGCTGCATCGGCCTCGTCATCCCGACCATCGACAACGCGATCTTCTCGGAAATGCTCCAGGCCTTTTCCTCCGCCCTGGCAACCCACGGGCGGACCATGCTGATCGCGGCCCATGGCTATGACCTGGCGCGCGAGGCCGTGCTGGTCCATTCGCTCTCGGAGCAACGGGTCGACGCGCTGGCGCTGATCGGGCTCGAGCACCGGCCCGAGACGCTGGCGCAGATCGAGCGCCAGGGCATTCCGGCGGCGATGCTGTGGAACTACCGGCCGGATCGGGACTGGCCCTGCATCGGCTTCGACAACGAACTCGCCGGCCGGATGGCGGCGGAGCACCTGCTGGCGCTCGGCCATCGCGACATCCTGTTCGCGATCGGCGAGGAGCGGTCCAACGACCGGGCCGCCGGCCGGCGCACCGGCGCGCTGGAGGCCGCCCGCCGCGCCGGTCTGCCGGTGCCGGACCGCCGGCGCATCGCCTGCCCCTACGACATCCTCCTGTCGAAGGAGCTGATCGCCCGCACCCTGCAGATCGGCAGCCGGCCGACCACCGTCCTCGCCGGCAACGACGTGATCGCCCAGGGGGCCCTGTTCGCCGCAGCCTCCCTCGGCATCCGGGTGCCGGACGACCTGTCCGTCATCGGTATCGGCGATTTCCGCGGCTCCGACGCGTTCGAGCCGGGCCTCACCACCGTCCGCATCCCGGCGCGCCGGATCGGCCGGCTCGCCGCCGACGCCCTGGTCGAGATGATCGACTGGCCGGAGGCGGACTTCCACCATGAACATTGCTGCCCGCTCGAACTGATCGTGCGGGGAACGTGCAAGGCGGTCTAGAGCCGTTCCGTGCCTGTCGGCACCGCCGGGACAGGCCGGCTCCCTTCGACAAGCCCGAATCGCAGAGCGGCAATTTAGCCCAGCCCTGCGATTCCCGGTCCGCGTACGGGAAGGGCTTGACAGCGGAGAAAAAGAACATTATATGAACAATTACACCGCCGGCTCGGCGGGCGCGGTGGCGAAAAAACACGGTGCCTAGACCGGTCTGTTTATTTTCGGACGGTTGGAAAACGGCAGATTTCCGCGAAAACAACGAAAATGAGTGATCGTAAAAAAATGTAAAAATTCCTATTTTCTCTGACGCCCACTTCGGCAATCGCAGAGCCGGCCCTTTCGACGGGCTTCGGGCGTGCGCCGCTGCGCGGGCGGCGCCGTGAAGACCTGACAGGCTCCGGGCAGCGGAGCACATCGGCCGATCCGGACACAGGGTTCGACCGGTCCCTCGATACGGCGCTGGCGCGCCTACTCGGGATGAGGGGAAATTGGGTCTTCCTCAACCCTGACATTTTTTGCCCTCACCCTGAGTAGCCCCGGCCCCCGGCCGGGGCGTATCGAAGGGCGGGGCGTATCGAAAGCCTGTCCTGAGCCTGTCGAAGGGGGCGGCGCATTGTGGCGGCGCGGGCCGGCTGCTACGGTCGGCGCCGAAAGGGACCGCATGAACGAACCGGATAATATGCAGACCGGAGCCGGAAACGGCGCTTCGATGCTCGCCGCCATCGGCAACACGCCGATGGTGGAGTTGCGCAACCTGGATACCGGGCCCTGCCGGCTGTTTGCCAAGCTGGAGCTGTTCAACCCCGGCGGGTCGATCAAGGACCGCATCGCGCTCGGCATGGTCGAGGCGGCCGAGCGCGACGGGCGCCTGAAGCCGGGCGGCACCATCGTCGAGGCAACCTCCGGCAACACCGGCATCGGCCTCGCCCTGGTCGCCGCGCTCAAGGGCTACAGGATGATCCTGATCATCCCGGACAAGATGAGCCGGGAGAAAATCCAGCAGTGCCGGGCCCTGGGCGCCGAGGTGATCGTTACCCGGACGGATGTGCCGCCGGGCCATCCCCTTCAATATCAGACCATGGCCGCCGACATCGAGGCGCGCACGCCGGGCGCGCTATACATCCGCCAGCACTACAACCCGGACAACCCGGCGGTCCACGAAGCGACGACCGGCCCGGAAATCTGGCGCCAGATGAATGGCGATGTCGACGCCATCGTCGGCGGTATCGGGACCGCCGGCACCATGACCGGGCTGGGCCGCTATTTCCGCAGGGTAGCGCCCGGCCTGAAGATGATCCTGGCGGATCCCGTGGGCTCGCTGCTCGCGCCCTATGTCCAGACCGGCGAACTGACCGAGCCCGGCGCCTGGGTCGTCGAGGGTATCGGCGAGGACGAACTGCCGCCGGTCGGCGACATGTCGCTGATCGACGAGGCCATCGTCGTCAGCGACCGGGACAGCCTGTTGACCGCCCGCGACCTGCTGAAGGCCGAAGGCATCATGGGCGGCTCGTCGACCGGCACCATCGTCGCCGCGGCCCTCGACTGGTGCCGCCGGCAGACGGAAGCCAAACGGGTCGTCGCCATCGTTCCGGACGGCGGCGACAAGTATCTCTCCAAGATGTATGACGACCACTGGATGGCGGACCAAGGCTTCATCGAGCGCAAGACCTATGGCGACCTGCGCGACCTGATCGCCCGCCGGCACGACGAGCACGAGGACATCACCGTCCCGCCCGACGCCACGCTTGCGATCGCCCTCGGCAAGATGCGGCTGTTCAACATCTCCCAGCTTCCCGTGGTGCAGGACGACCGCATCATCGGCCTGATCGACGAATCGGACCTGCTGCAGCGGGTGCTCGCCAACCCCGACATGAACGGCAATTTCGGCGATCCGGTTTCGGGAGCAATGACGACACGACTTGAAACCCTGCCGCCGGGCGCAAGCCTCGCCGACGTAAAAGCGACATTCGACAAGGGCTTCGTCGCGTTGATCCGGGACGAGAGCCAGTATTGGGGGCTGGTCACCCGGACCGACCTGCTGAACTGGCTGCGCCGCAACCGCCCGGCGGCCTGAGCCGGCGCTCATGCCCCGGAACTCGTCGCGCCGCGGCGGCCGCCGCGAGAAGAAGGTCCGGGTGAAGACGGCGCGCCGGCGCCCCGCCTCCTCGACCCGGTGGCTCGACCGCCAGCTGAACGACCCCTACGTTGCCGAGGCGCGCCAGCTCGGCTACCGCTCGCGCGCCGCCTTCAAGCTCATCGAGATCGACGACCGGTTGCGGCTGCTCCGGCCGGGGCTGATCGTGATCGACCTGGGCGCCGCGCCCGGCGGCTGGACCCAGGTGGCGCTGGAGCGGACGCGGGCCGCCGAGACAGGCGGAAGGGTTATTGCGCTGGACCGGCTGGAGATCGAACCGGTGCCCGGTGCGGAAATCCTGCTCGGCGATTTTCAGGATGCCGCAACGCTGGTGCGCCTGGAACAAACGCTGGGCGGCGCGCGGGCCGACCTCGTCCTGAGCGACCTGTCGCCGTCCACGACCGGCCATCGGGCGACCGACCATCTGCGCATCGTAACTCTGGCCGAAGACGCGCTTGCCTTCGCGGAAGGGGTTCTGAAGCCGGGCGGCGGCTTCGTCGCCAAGGTTTTCCGCGGCGGCGCGGACGCCGACCTGCTCAAGCGCGTGCGGGCGGGTTTCGAGACCGTGCGCCACGTCAAGCCGCCGGCGAGCCGCGCCGATTCGGCGGAGACCTACCTGGTTGCCCAGGGCTGCCGGCCGCAGGCGCCGGCCTGACGGCTTTGGCCGAGGCGGCGGCCCGACCTTTTGGCGTCAATCGACCTTGGCGCCGGTGGCACTGCTGAGCATGGTGGCGGGGTGGCCGGCCTCGCACAGCGACTTCAGAATCGCATCGACATGGTCCGCGTCGCGGGTTTCGACGACGATGTCGAGTTCGGCCTGTTTCAGCGGCACGTTATGGAACAGGCGCTGGTGATAGACCTCGACGATATTGCCGCCGGCCTCGCCGATCAGGCGGGCGACCGACCCGAGCACGCCGGGCTGGTCCTGGATGTCGATGCGCAGGCGGACCAGCCGTCCATCGCGCACAAGGCCGCGCATCAGGATGGCGGAGAGCACGCGCGAATCGATGTTGCCGCCGGAGACGACGACGCCGACAGTGCGGCCGGCGAAGCGGTCCCGGTTCTGGAGGACGGCGGCCAGCGCGGCCGCGCCGGCGCCCTCGACCACCGACTTTTCGATTTCGAGCAGCATCAGAACGGCGCCTTCCAGCGCCGGCTCATCGACCAGCAGAATTTCGGAGACGTGCCGGCGAACGATTTCGCGAGTGATCTCTCCGGGCCGCTTGACGGCGATGCCTTCGGCAATCGTGGTGCCGCCGGTCCGGATTTCCTCGCCGGCCAGACACTGTTTCATCGCCGGATAGAGCGCCGCCTCCGCGCCGAACAGTTCGATGCCGGGCTTCATTTCGGACGCGATCAGCGCCATGCCGCCAATCAGGCCGCCGCCGCCGATCGGCACGACAAGCGTGTCAAGGTCCGGCGCGTCCTCCAGCATCTCGAGCGCCGCCGTTCCCTGCCCTGCAATGATCTTCGGGTCGTCGTAGGGATGGACGACGGTCAGACCTTCGCGCGGCGCGATCTCCAGCGCGTGGTCGTAGCTCTCGGCGAGATCGGCGCCATGCAGGACGATCCTGGCGCCGAAATGTTCGGTCTGCCGCACCTTGTTGAACGGCGTCTGCGCCGGCATCACGATAGTCGCCGGAATGCCCAGACGCCGTGCGTGGTAGGCGACGCCCTGGGCATGGTTGCCCGCCGAGGCGGCAATGACGCCGGCCTTGCGCGCGCCCTCGTCGAGCGACGCGAGTTTCACATAGGCGCCGCGGTCCTTGAACGACGCCGTATATTGCAGGTTCTCGAATTTCAGCCAGATCCCGCATCCCGCGATCTCCGACAGAGTTCGGGAATGCAGCGTCGGCGTGCGTACGATCTGGCCGTCCAGGAGCCCGGCCGCCTCGCGGATGTCGTGCGCGGTAACGGTCATTGCCTGTTCTCCGTCGCGTCCGGTCGCGGCTTGAGTTCCAGCACGCCGGCGGCGTTCTGCCGTGCCGTGGCCTCGTCCGGCGCCAGGCGCCAGTGGCGCACGTCGCGCCATTCCTGCACCAGGTTGTCGTAGTATTCGGAATAGGGATTGCCGGACTGGCCGCTGCTGATCGTGAAGCGCGACTCCGAAAGATCGGAAAAGTCGTAGACGCCGCGGAAGCCCGGCCCCTGCCGCGTTGCGTAGGAATTACCGGACCGGAAATTGACCGGCGCCTTGGTCACCGTGAAGCGCGAGCCGTTGGCGGCGATCCGGATCGTGGTCAGGCGGCCGAGCAGCGGAATGGGGCCGAACGCCTGATGGCGCATTTCGGCGTAGTGCAGATCGCCCCAGCGCCAGACCAGCGGATCGTCGCCCAGCCGGTCGGACAGGAAGTCGAGCGCAGCCGCGAGACTCGCCCGGAGAATTGCGGGGCAGTCCTCGATCGCGTCCGTCCCGACATCGTCGCACCATTTGTGGTGCTTCGTCAGGATGCCGGTGACCACGTCCGGCCGGTTGGAAACGTAGCGCTTGGCCACCTCGCCCAGCTCGTCGGCGTAGAGGCGGCGGTTCAACTCCCGGACCCACGCGGTGTAGATCAGCGGCTCCGGCCGGGTCAGCGCCATGGCGCCGTCCCACGCCTTCAACATCTCCAGCACACGCCGCTGCCGGTCGTCGGCGGGTTCGATTTTCAGCAGGAGCGGCAGGGTAGCGCGCGCAGCGAGCGAAACATGGTCGGCCTGCATCCGGGCGACCTCGTCCGGCGTGAAGCGCTCTTTCGCCGCCAGCATCTGCGCGATCCGCGTGGCGCGATAATGGTCGCCCCAGCTTTGCGACAGGAAATAGGGATAGTCGCTGCCGGCGATCCGGTTGTTGGCGTTGATCAGCACGCCGTCCGGCGGGTTGAGGCTCTGCGGGAGCGAATCGTAGGGAATGTACCCAACGAGCGCGGTTTCCGGGTCCGCGCCGTCCTGGGGCAGATATCCGGCGTCGGGCCGCTTGCGCACCGGGATCGCGCCGGGCACCAGATAGCCGATGTTGCCGGCCGTGTCGGCATAGACGAAGTTCTGCACGGGGCCGATGAACAGGCGCAGGGCTTTTCTGAATTCCGTCCAGTTCTTCGCCTTGTTAATCCCGGCGAAGGCAGCGGCGCTGGTGTCGGCGCGGCTCAGCCAGGGCGCCCGCAGAACGGCGACGCGCCCGTTCTTCCGGCCGAATTCCGCCAACTCTTCGTCGAAATCCAGCGCGGGTCCGTTGCGCGACTCGCGAATCGTGAGCGTGACGTCCGCGCTGAAGCGGACCTTGACGGTCTCCGTGCGGATATCGAACGGCACGGAATCGCCGTCGGCCATGTAGCGGTTCGGATCGGACGGATCGAGCTTCTCGAGGATGACGTCGTCGGTGTCGATGTAGGTGGTCGTGACGCCCCACGCGATATGGCCGTTATGGCCCATGATGAGCAGCGGCCCGCCGGGCACCGTGGCACCGCTCAGCTTCAGGCCCGGCGCGCTGATATGGGCGAGATACCAGAGCACCGGCGCGTTCATGCCGAGATGCGGATCGCTCGCCAGGATTGCCGCGCCGGTGGTCGTCCGCTCCGGCCGCAGCGCCCAGACATTGGAGGCGCCGCCGCGGTGCAGGTCCGACGGCAAAGCGGCGAACAGGGCGCCGAAGTCCACGCCCTTCAGCAAGCCTTCCCTCTGCGGCCCGACCGTCACCGGCGCATCGCCCGGATAGGGCGGGAAGAGCACCGGGATCGCATCCTTGCCGGCTTTCTGCATGATCCGGGCACGCAACAGTTCGCCTCGCCAGTCGGTCGAGAGGCGCACCGCCATCAGCTTGCCCCAGACCAGCGTGTCGGCCGGTTTCCAGGGCTCGAATTCCAGGCCGGTCAGGTTGAATTCCGGCGGCAGCGTGCCCTTGCGGGTCTTCATCCACTGGTTCACCCCGGCGGCATAGGCCTCAAGCGTTTTCAACTGGCCGGGCGTTAGATGTTTCACACTGTCCTGCGCCCGGCGATAGAGGCCGAGGGTGCGGAAAAGCCGGTCGGCCCTGAGGCCGGGCGGGCCAATGATTTCCGCCAGCCGCCCCTGCCCGGCGCGGCGCTGCATTTCCATCTGGAACAGCCGGTCCTGGGCATGGACATAGCCGAGGGCGAACCAGGCGTCGCTTTCGGTTTCGGCGTAGATATACGGGATGCCCCGCCCGTCGCGCACGATGCTGACCGGCTTCTCGATCCCGGCAACCGTCACCGAACCGTCCAGCCGGGGCAGCGAAGTGCGGAACCAGAAAAACATGACGACGCCGGCAACCGCCAGCACGACGGCCAGCGTCAGCGCAATCCGCAGCGTCCAGCGCAGAAACAGACGGATCATCGGGAAGCCTCGTCGAATTCAGCCCGCAACCGGTCGCCATGCTCGTTCAGCCGCGGCGCCGGCCGCCGGGCCGGCCGGTCCGCGTAGGCCGACATCTTGATCGGCAGGCCGGCGAGCCGCATGCTGCCGGCGTCCGGATCGTCGACCGATACAATCATGTTGCGTTCCGCGATATGCGCATTTTCGAACAGGTCCGGCACGGCGTTGATCGGCCCGCAGGGGATGTCCGCCGCTTCCAGCAGGGCCTGCCAGTGCGCGGTTGTCCCGATTGCGAGAGCGGCCTCGATCTCCGTCTTCAACGCATCGACATTGTCCAGCCGGTCGGCCAGGGTCGTGAAGCGCGGATCGTCGGGCCAGTGCGGCTGCCCGACCGTCTCGGAGAAGCGCCGGAACCTGTCTTCGTGGCCGGCGGCGACGACGATGTGGCCATCGGCCGTGCGGTAGGCGTCGAACGGAGCGACCGACGGGTGCCGCGCACCGAGCGGACCGGGCGCGACGCCGGTCGCGCTGTAGCGCGCGACGGCGTTCTCCAGCAGGGCGACCTGGCTGTCGAGCATGGCGACGTCGACCATGATGCCTTCGCCGGTCCGGTCGCGGTGCTGCAGGGCGGAGACGACGCCGAGCGCCGTGAACAGGCCGGCCGCGATATCGCCGATCGAGGCGCCGACCCGGGTCGGCGGGCCGCCGGGATGGCCGGTGATGCTCATGATGCCGCCCATGGCCTGGACCACCATGTCGTAGGCCGGGCGGTGGCGGTAGGGTCCGGTCTGGCCGAAGCCGCTGGTCGCGGCGTAGACCAGGCGCGGGTTCAGGCCCTTCAGGGCGTCCCAGCCGTAACTCAGCTTCTCCATCGTGCCGGCGCGGTAGTTCTCGTAGAGCACGTCGGCGCGCCGGACCATCGCCTCGAAGACCCGGCGGTCGGCGGCATCCTTGAGATCGAGGACGATCGATTCCTTGCCCCGGTTGAGCGACATGAAATAGGCGCTCCGGCCGGCGACATGCGGCCCGATCTCGCGCGCCGGGTCGCCGCCCGGCGGCTCGACCTTGACGATCCGCGCGCCGAGCTCGCCGAGCAGCATGGTGCCGTAGGGCCCGGCGAGCGCGCGGGTCAGGTCGATCACCGTGACGCCGGCGAGCGGGCCGGCAAGAGGACCCACAGCTTCGGGCCGGGAGTCATTTTCCTGGGGTACCGTCATGGGCTTCCCATAACGCGAAGCGGGAGCGGCCGCCATGCCCTTCGGCGGCAGCCGGCGCCGCGCACCGGTCAACCCGGGCATTCGACTCGGGCGGCAGCCGTGCCATATAGGCGGCATGGATGGCTCTGCAACCGCCGTACGCACAATCGCCAATTTCCGGCCCCGGCCGCCCTGGTGGGGCGGCGACCTGCAGACCCTGCGCAACGTGCTGGTCCTCCAGCGCATCGACCTGTCGCCCTGGCCGGAGGAGACCCTGCGCTTCGAGATGCCGGACGGCTCCGGCGATGTCCTCACCGGCACGCTGGCGGTCCCGCACGACGCGGCGGACCGCCCGCTGGTCATCCTGATCCACGGCCTGACCGGCTGCGAGGACAGCATCCATGTCCGGGCCAGCGCCCGCGCCCTCTTGCAGGCCGGCTATCCGGCCCTCCGCCTCAACCTGCGCGGCGCCGGCCCGACCGTGGGCCTGTGCCACGAGCAATATCACGCCGGCCGCACGGCGGACTTCCGGGCGGTGCTGCGGCAGATCCCTGACCGGTTCGCCCGCAAAGGCCTGGCGGCGGTCGGCTATTCGTTGGGCGGCAGCATGCTGCTCAAATACCTTGGCGAGGAAGGCCGGGCCGCATCGCTTTGCGCGGCGGCCGCGGTTTCGGTACCGATCGATCTTTCCGCGGCCTGCGGCCGGTTCCACCGCCCGCGCAACTGGCTCTACAAGCGCTACCTGCTCGATCGGATGAAGATGGACGCGCTCCGGGCGCGGGGCGGCCTGCCCGAGCGCTGGCGCGAACCGGTGCGCTGCGCCCGAACGATCCGCGACTACGATGCCGGCTACATCGCCCCGCGCTACGGGTTCGGCACGGCGGAGCGCTACTATGCCGAATGCTCGGCGACGCGCTTCATGCCGGCGGTCCGCGTCCCGACGCTGATCGTCCACGCGCGCGACGATCCCTGGATTGCGCCCGAACCCTACGAGCGGTTCCGCTGGGCGGACGCGCCGGCCCTGATCCCCTGCCTGCACGACAGCGGCGGCCATGTCGGCTTCCACGGCCGGGGCAGCCGGGAGACCTGGCACGACCGGCATATCGTCGCCCTGCTCGACGCCTGCGCGCCGTAGGCGTTTCAGGACTGGCCGAATTCTGTAGGGGAGGGTTTGAAACCCTCCCCTACGTCCTCGGAAGTCGACTCCGCGCTGGCGTCCGGGCTCACCCCGCCGCCTGTTCGCGCAATCTGAACTTCTGGATCTTGCCGGTCGAGGTCTTGGGCAGTTCGCCGAACACGACGGCGGTCGGGCACTTGTAGTGCGCCAGCCGGCCGCGGCACCATTCGATGACCTCCGCCTCGGTCAGCGTCGCGCCGGGGCGCAGCCCGACGAAGGCGCAGGGCGTCTCCTCCCATTTCTCGTGCGGCTTGGCGACCACCGCGGCCTCGGCGATGTCGGGATGGGCGTAGAGCGCCGCCTCGACCTCGATGGAGGAGATGTTCTCGCCGCCGGAAATGATGATGTCCTTGGAACGGTCGCGGATCTGAACATAGCCGTCGGGATGCCAGACCGCGAGGTCGCCGGTATGGAACCAGCCGCCCCTGAACGCGGCCTCGGTCGCCTTCGGGTTCTTGAGATAGCCTTTCATGATCGAGTTGCCGCGATGGAGGATCTCGCCCATCGTCTTCCCGTCGCGCGGCACCGGCTCCAGGGTTTCCGGGTCCGCCACGATCATGCCGCCGTCCATGGTCGGATAGGCGACGCCCTGGCGCGCCTGCCGCTCGGCCAGCGCGCCGGCGGCAAGGCCCTCCCAGTCCTCCTGCCAGGCGCAGTGGGCGCTCGGCCCGAACGCCTCGGTAAGGCCATAGACATGAGTCACGTCGAAGCCCAGCTTCGCGATGCCTTCGAGGACCGCGGGCGCCGGCGCAGAACCCGCGGTGTACACCTTGACGGACTGATCGAACGGCACCCGGTCCTCCTCAGGCGCGTTGATCAGGGTGGAGAGCACGATCGGCGCGCCGCACATATGGGTGACGCCGTTGTCGGCGATGGATTGGAAGATCGCCCGCGCCTCGACCTTGCGCAGGCCGACATGGGTGCCGCCCATGATCGCGACGCTCCACGGGAAGCACCAGCCGGCGGCGTGGAACATCGGCAGGGTCCACAGATAGACCGGCCGGTGCGGTATCGCCCAGGTCACCGCGTTGCCGAGCGCCTCCATGTAGACGCCGCGGGCGTGGAAGACGACGCCCTTCGGGTCGCCCGTGGTGCCGGAGGTGTAGGACAGCGCGATGGCCTGCCATTCGTCCTCGATGCCGGGCCAGTCGAAATCCGGGTCGCCTTCCGCGATCAGCGCTTCGTAGTCCAGATCGCCCAGCCGTTTGCCGCCGGGCCCCTCGCTGTCGTCGATATCGATCACCAGCGGCCTGACCTTGGCCAGCCCGAGGGCGGCCTCGATTGTCGGCGCAAATTCGGTGTCGGTCAGCAGCACTTTCGCGCCGCCATGATCGAGAATGAAGGCGATGATCGCCGCATCGAGCCGGATGTTGAGCGGATTGAGCACGGCGCCGATCATCGGCACGCCGAAATGCGCCTCCAGGCTCTCCGGCGTGTTCGCGCCCATCAACGCCACCGTATCGCCGACGCCGATCCCGCGCTTCGCCAGCGCGCTCGCCAGCCTGACCGAGCGCTCGTGCTGCTCGGCATAGGTGAAGCGCCGCGCGCCATGGATCATCGCGGTCCGGCCGGGATAGGTTTCCACCGCCCGCTCCAGGAACCGGCTCGGATGCATCGGCATATAATTGGCCGGGTTCTTGTCGAGATCGGTCTCGAACGGGTTCCTGCCGGCTGCGCTCATCCGATCCTCCCTGAGGCAAACTGCTGCCGCGAACTTAGCCCGGATAGGCCGCAAGCCCAAACATCGAGGCGCGGGCGATGGCGTCGACGTGGAGGAGCGCGCCGTCGATGGTCGGATAGCCGGGATCGCGGCCGTCGAACGCGACGAACAGGTCGGTGCCGGCCAGCAGGACCGCTTCGGCACCTTGGCGCTCGACGAGGTCGCGGCCGATCCGGAACAGGGTCGCGCGTCCCTCTTCGCTGACCGCGCCGGCCCTGGCCAGTGCGATGTAGACGTCGTTGGTCGTCTGCAGATCGTCGCCTTCCGGGATCACCGTCCCGATATCGGACAAGGCGCCGTAGATGCCGCTGGTCATCGCGACCGCCGTGCCGATCAGGCCGATCTTCCGGATACCGCGCGCGCGCAGTCCGGCCGCGATCGCCGGCGCCACGTTGAGCACCGGCAGCGGCGAGACCGGTTCGAATTCGTCGAAACAGAAATGCCCGCCGATCGAGGTGATCGCCACCGCCTCGGCGCCGGCCCCCTTCAACCGCGCCGTCAGCGCCGCGTACTCCCGGGCCTGCGCTTCGGCCCTGCCGGCAATCGCGTTGGCCGCCAGCGTGTGCACATGGGCGTGGACGATAGTGAGCTCCATGGGCTGGCCCGCCGCTTCGTGGCGCCGCACCAGGTGCCGGTAGTAGAATTCCGTCGCGGCCGGTCCGATGCCGCCGATCAGTCCGATATGCATGGGTGCCCTGCCTCAAAAGTCCTCAATAGATGCCGTAGCGGCCCGGCGCGATGACGCCGTTGGGGTCGAGCGCGCGCTTGATCGCGGCGCAGGCGTCGCGGAAGGACGGCATCAGCTTGTCCATGTGGAAATCCTGCCAGTCGACCGGCGCCCGGCCGACCGCGACGCCGCGGGCGTAGAAGGCGTCGGCGAGCGCCCGGTAGGCCGCGTCGGCCCGCGCGCACTCGTCCGGGTCCTCCCGATTGAAGGAAATGACGTGCAGGCCGCGGGCGAAGCGTGGGCCGGCCACGTTCATGACCTGATAGTCGAGCCCATTGGCCTCGTAGATGGCGCGGCCCAGCTTCTGGAATTCGTTGGCGGTCTTGCCGTCCATCGGCGTGCCCGGCGTGAACCAGGCGTTGCCGCCGCCCGGCCGCCATTTCAGCAGGCCGAGCTCGGTCAGCGTCGGCTCGCCGGAGAAGGAAGCGACGGCGCAGGCCAGCGACGGCTTCTCCAGCGCTGCTTCGTGGGGGATGTAGGTCGCCTTGCCGGAGGCGCAGAAATGGTCGACGACTCGCCCGATCTGCGGCTCCATCGCGTCCATCGACGGGCCGTAGAAGGCGCCGGAGACGGTCCAGGCGCCCAGCCCGTGCTCGCTTTGCAGCGCCTTGCGCGCCTCGTCGC includes:
- a CDS encoding alpha/beta fold hydrolase gives rise to the protein MDGSATAVRTIANFRPRPPWWGGDLQTLRNVLVLQRIDLSPWPEETLRFEMPDGSGDVLTGTLAVPHDAADRPLVILIHGLTGCEDSIHVRASARALLQAGYPALRLNLRGAGPTVGLCHEQYHAGRTADFRAVLRQIPDRFARKGLAAVGYSLGGSMLLKYLGEEGRAASLCAAAAVSVPIDLSAACGRFHRPRNWLYKRYLLDRMKMDALRARGGLPERWREPVRCARTIRDYDAGYIAPRYGFGTAERYYAECSATRFMPAVRVPTLIVHARDDPWIAPEPYERFRWADAPALIPCLHDSGGHVGFHGRGSRETWHDRHIVALLDACAP
- a CDS encoding acyl-CoA synthetase, encoding MSAAGRNPFETDLDKNPANYMPMHPSRFLERAVETYPGRTAMIHGARRFTYAEQHERSVRLASALAKRGIGVGDTVALMGANTPESLEAHFGVPMIGAVLNPLNIRLDAAIIAFILDHGGAKVLLTDTEFAPTIEAALGLAKVRPLVIDIDDSEGPGGKRLGDLDYEALIAEGDPDFDWPGIEDEWQAIALSYTSGTTGDPKGVVFHARGVYMEALGNAVTWAIPHRPVYLWTLPMFHAAGWCFPWSVAIMGGTHVGLRKVEARAIFQSIADNGVTHMCGAPIVLSTLINAPEEDRVPFDQSVKVYTAGSAPAPAVLEGIAKLGFDVTHVYGLTEAFGPSAHCAWQEDWEGLAAGALAERQARQGVAYPTMDGGMIVADPETLEPVPRDGKTMGEILHRGNSIMKGYLKNPKATEAAFRGGWFHTGDLAVWHPDGYVQIRDRSKDIIISGGENISSIEVEAALYAHPDIAEAAVVAKPHEKWEETPCAFVGLRPGATLTEAEVIEWCRGRLAHYKCPTAVVFGELPKTSTGKIQKFRLREQAAG
- a CDS encoding aspartate/glutamate racemase family protein, which codes for MHIGLIGGIGPAATEFYYRHLVRRHEAAGQPMELTIVHAHVHTLAANAIAGRAEAQAREYAALTARLKGAGAEAVAITSIGGHFCFDEFEPVSPLPVLNVAPAIAAGLRARGIRKIGLIGTAVAMTSGIYGALSDIGTVIPEGDDLQTTNDVYIALARAGAVSEEGRATLFRIGRDLVERQGAEAVLLAGTDLFVAFDGRDPGYPTIDGALLHVDAIARASMFGLAAYPG